One Bos indicus isolate NIAB-ARS_2022 breed Sahiwal x Tharparkar chromosome 10, NIAB-ARS_B.indTharparkar_mat_pri_1.0, whole genome shotgun sequence DNA window includes the following coding sequences:
- the CNIH1 gene encoding protein cornichon homolog 1 produces MAFTFAAFCYMLALLLTAALIFFAIWHIIAFDELKTDYKNPIDQCNTLNPLVLPEYLIHAFFCVMFLCAAEWLTLGLNMPLLAYHIWRYMSRPVMSGPGLYDPTTIMNADILAYCQKEGWCKLAFYLLAFFYYLYGMIYVLVSS; encoded by the exons ATGGCGTTCACGTTCGCGGCCTTCTGCTATATGCTGGCGCTGCTGCTCACCGCCGCGCTCATCTTCTTCGCCATTTGGCAC attatagCATTCGATGAGCTGAAGACTGATTACAAGAATCCTATAGACCAGTGTAATACCCTGAATCCT cttgtccttccaGAGTATCTCATCCACGCTTTCTTCTGTGTCATGTTTCTTTGTGCAGCAGAGTGGCTTACACTGGGTCTCAATATGCCCCTCCTGGCATATCATATTTGGAG GTATATGAGTAGACCAGTGATGAGTGGACCAGGACTCTACGATCCTACAACCATCATGAATGCAGATATTCTAGCATATTGTCAGAAAGAAGGATGGTGCAAATTAGCTTTTTATCTTCTAGCATTTTTTTACTACCTATATgg catGATTTATGTTTTGGTGAGCTCTTAG